In uncultured Bacteroides sp., the following proteins share a genomic window:
- a CDS encoding 4Fe-4S binding protein has translation MSETIKQQLVNSQAVMPKSRKRIDEIPFPRIDPEFCIDCGECRAICPSKALVTLDDVVFINESKCSKCRLCAAVCPVEAIH, from the coding sequence ATGTCTGAAACAATTAAACAACAACTTGTCAACTCTCAGGCAGTCATGCCTAAGAGCCGTAAACGTATTGATGAAATACCGTTCCCGAGAATTGATCCTGAATTTTGTATTGACTGCGGAGAGTGCAGGGCCATCTGTCCCAGTAAGGCTTTGGTTACTCTCGATGATGTAGTGTTTATTAATGAGTCCAAATGTAGTAAATGTCGCTTGTGTGCGGCTGTTTGTCCCGTAGAAGCTATTCATTGA
- a CDS encoding DUF4248 domain-containing protein, with protein sequence MNYTDENPLNEFSGFIRVSDFAMLYFTGYSRPETATRKFRKKIRESKVMFEMLTANGYDENDRQLAPGLANMIVKAWGPPDAYKRRLSTKD encoded by the coding sequence ATGAATTACACAGACGAAAATCCGCTGAATGAATTTTCAGGATTTATCAGAGTATCTGACTTTGCAATGCTCTACTTTACAGGTTACTCGAGACCGGAAACAGCCACCCGGAAATTCAGAAAAAAGATCAGAGAATCGAAGGTTATGTTTGAAATGCTAACGGCCAACGGATATGATGAAAACGACAGACAGTTGGCTCCCGGACTTGCGAATATGATTGTCAAGGCATGGGGACCACCTGACGCATACAAAAGAAGATTATCCACGAAAGACTGA